Proteins from a single region of Candidatus Polarisedimenticolia bacterium:
- a CDS encoding LysM peptidoglycan-binding domain-containing protein, with protein sequence MPDFSDVKSGASSTAPGAEVFQTYEVKAGDSLSKIAKNFYGNGNAWKTIFDANTDILKDPNKIYPGQKLKIPPKTPPKL encoded by the coding sequence ATGCCCGACTTCTCGGACGTCAAGAGCGGTGCTTCGTCCACCGCGCCCGGCGCCGAGGTCTTCCAGACCTACGAAGTCAAGGCGGGCGACAGTCTGTCCAAGATCGCCAAGAACTTCTACGGGAACGGAAACGCGTGGAAGACGATCTTCGACGCGAACACCGACATCCTCAAGGACCCGAACAAGATCTACCCCGGCCAGAAGCTGAAGATCCCGCCGAAGACCCCGCCGAAGCT
- a CDS encoding SDR family oxidoreductase, whose translation MSRKTRSALITGSSRGIGRGIALKLAEGQVKVAVHFYQNEAAAKETLAAVRKRGSEGLLVQADVTKPDQIRRMFGQVKAEFGQLDIFVSNARPEAPAFFKPPLDISLEQWDTALDSQAKAFLVGVREAIPLMGQGGRILAITYAEGSRTGGFQPWVGMGSAKAALESLVRYFAVTLAKRGITVNAISPGWTEDSVLNTLPTQAQDLIRNWHARGWTPMGRLGTPADVGNVASLFCSDEAGWVTGQVIYADGGATLMNAGVPPEIQLGS comes from the coding sequence ATGTCTCGAAAGACGAGGTCCGCGTTGATCACGGGAAGCTCGCGTGGCATTGGCCGGGGAATCGCGTTGAAGCTGGCCGAAGGCCAGGTCAAGGTCGCGGTGCACTTCTATCAGAACGAGGCCGCGGCCAAGGAGACGCTCGCCGCCGTCCGCAAACGCGGCTCCGAGGGGTTGCTGGTGCAGGCCGACGTGACGAAACCGGACCAGATCCGCCGGATGTTCGGCCAGGTCAAGGCCGAGTTCGGCCAGCTCGACATCTTCGTCAGCAATGCCCGGCCCGAAGCGCCCGCCTTCTTCAAGCCTCCGCTCGACATCAGCTTGGAGCAGTGGGACACGGCGCTGGACTCGCAGGCCAAGGCCTTCCTGGTTGGCGTCAGGGAAGCGATCCCCCTCATGGGCCAGGGCGGCCGGATCCTGGCGATCACGTACGCCGAGGGCAGCCGGACCGGTGGCTTCCAACCCTGGGTCGGCATGGGGTCGGCAAAAGCGGCGCTCGAGTCCCTGGTCCGCTACTTCGCGGTGACGCTGGCGAAGCGCGGAATCACCGTGAACGCGATCAGCCCGGGCTGGACCGAGGACAGCGTGCTCAACACGCTGCCCACGCAGGCGCAGGACCTCATCCGGAACTGGCACGCGCGGGGGTGGACCCCGATGGGCCGCCTGGGCACGCCCGCGGACGTCGGCAACGTCGCGAGCCTCTTCTGCTCGGACGAAGCGGGCTGGGTCACCGGCCAGGTGATCTACGCCGACGGAGGCGCCACGCTGATGAACGCCGGGGTTCCGCCGGAGATTCAGTTGGGAAGCTGA
- a CDS encoding response regulator — protein sequence MAEPLRVLLVEDSADDALLLEREIRRGGFDLSLTRVENEAQFLSAISEAWDVVVSDYVLPRFTALGVLRHLRHLQLDIPTIVISGTVTEAELVEAMKAGAHDYVQKENLSR from the coding sequence ATGGCTGAGCCGTTGCGCGTTCTGCTGGTCGAGGACTCCGCCGACGATGCCCTCCTGCTCGAGCGGGAGATCCGGCGGGGAGGCTTCGACCTTTCGCTGACCCGGGTCGAGAACGAAGCGCAGTTCCTTTCCGCGATTTCCGAGGCCTGGGACGTCGTGGTGTCCGACTATGTCCTGCCGCGCTTCACCGCTCTCGGCGTCCTCCGGCACCTCCGCCATCTGCAGCTCGACATCCCGACGATCGTCATCTCCGGCACGGTCACCGAGGCGGAGCTGGTGGAGGCCATGAAGGCCGGCGCCCACGATTACGTCCAGAAGGAGAATCTCTCCCGG